Sequence from the Pseudomonadota bacterium genome:
CAACCCGCTTACTGCTGCGGCAGGGCCGCGGCCCAAGATGCTGCAGATAATCTTCTTCGCGATGTTCATGGGCGTCGCGATCCTGTTCGTCAGTACGCCACGAAAAGACGCTGTGGTGACCTTTTTCGAGGGCGTAAACGACGCGATGATCGTGATGGTTCATTTCGTGATCAAGCTTGCTCCTTACGGTGTGTTCGCTTTGATCGCAGCGGTAGTCGGTCAGTTCGGGTTCGACATCCTCGTGCTCCTGACCAAGTACACCGTCATCACGTGCCTGGGCCTTGTTCTGCTCAACTTCACGTACGCACCGCTTGTCAGCTACCTGACCAAAGTGAAGACCGGACGCTTTCTCAGAGGGGTCTGGCCGGCGCAAGGCATCGCGTTTTCCACCTCGTCCTCGTCTGCGACGCTACCCGTCACCATCGAGTGCTGCACGGAGAGGCTCGGCGTCTCGAAGGCCATCGCGTCGTTCGTCCTGCCCTTGGGCGCGACGATAAACATGAACGGCACTGCCCTGTATCAGGGTATCTCGGCGGTGTTCATCGCGCAGGTCTACGGCATCCCGCTGTCCGCGCTGGATCAGCTGGCCATCGTCCTGACAGCCACGCTGGCCTCCATCGGGACTGCGGGCGTACCCGGGGTCGGCATGATGATGCTCGTGATCGTCCTGCAGCAGACCGGCGTTCCCGTGGAAGGCATCGCCTTGGTGCTCGGCGTGGAGCGAATCCTGGACATGTTTCGCACCACCGTGAACATCACCGGCGATGCAGCCGCCGCCGTGGTCGTGGCTCATCTGGAGGGCGAGCTCAGCACGCCTGGCTAGGCTAGGTGTGGGAGTGACTTGTGGGCAGGGATGACCTGTCGTCGTCCGGGCAGGGGGGACCGGAGGACGAAAATCCGGCCGCATCGCTCCGTCCCTCGCAAACTTCGCCGTGCACAACACCGCTGTCGCTGCACGTCGCGGGCTTCTCGGACCACCTCCACAGCGCCGTTCGTCCACCCGCTCATGCGATGGTCAAAAGCTGACTGCTGCGCCCGGATGCCATGACCCTGGGCCGGCAACCCCGGTCAGTTTCTCACACCGCCGGCCGTCGGGCCCGGCCGCCAGGAACCACCCAGCGTGTTGTGCTCTCAAACCTACCGCATCCGGATCGGAACGCCCCGGCGTGACGACCCTCGATGGCGAACCCCGGTCAGATTCTCGCTACCCGTCCCCCGGCGTGCGCCACTTCATCCTTTCTGTCGGTTTCTCGTCAGCACGCCCCTTCAGCGGTCAA
This genomic interval carries:
- a CDS encoding dicarboxylate/amino acid:cation symporter; translated protein: MSWTIPRFWKIYLALWAATLLGLLVGPSLGLFQKLSDKQTFMALLVPLLFLALGLLPLKLPTRILIALFFGAFAGLLIGPDIRVFEPVGKLFIRLIFMVVVPLVFASLFVGTASLGDIKKLGRIGARTVVFYLGYTALSVGIGLLLANVLEPGSGLGAETQSQILASYSEQAQNKVSTAQSKPSAVDTLLDIVPTNPLTAAAGPRPKMLQIIFFAMFMGVAILFVSTPRKDAVVTFFEGVNDAMIVMVHFVIKLAPYGVFALIAAVVGQFGFDILVLLTKYTVITCLGLVLLNFTYAPLVSYLTKVKTGRFLRGVWPAQGIAFSTSSSSATLPVTIECCTERLGVSKAIASFVLPLGATINMNGTALYQGISAVFIAQVYGIPLSALDQLAIVLTATLASIGTAGVPGVGMMMLVIVLQQTGVPVEGIALVLGVERILDMFRTTVNITGDAAAAVVVAHLEGELSTPG